The nucleotide sequence AAATCTCCATCATTACTTCTAAATTTGGTCTTATATTTTTTAATTTTAAAGTTATTATATCCGATCTAAAAAAGTGATATAACTGTATTATTGCAGGAACTACACCAGCTGCAGCTGTTCCAATGGCTGCACCCTTTATTCCCATTCCAAACCTTACAATTAAGATATAATCTAGGATTGTATTTAAAACTGCTCCAAGTAGATTAATCTTCATAGACAACATAGGATTTCCCTCTGTCCTGATAAAAGCATTGAGAGACATAAACACCAATTGAAGCACAAGAGTTGGAATTATATATGCGTAATAAGTATAAGCATAACCTATATTATTTTTACTTGCTCCCAATATTTCTAAGATAGGAGTTAAATTTAAAAGGATTAAACCTGTCAAACTCAAACCTATCATGATTATCCAAAATATCGTAGTCCCTAAGACCTTTTCGGCACCGTCCTTATCCCTTTCTCCTAATTTTATCCCTGCTGCTGAAGCTCCTCCAATGGCAAAAAACATCCCAATTCCACCTATCAGTATAGTTATCGGAAATATAATAGCTAAGGCACCTATCCCATCCCTTCCCACATTCTGTCCTATAAAATATCTGTCGGTAATGTTGTATATCATATTTATCAAAACAGCTATAGTTGATGGTATGGAAAACTTGATAAGTAGGGGCAATATCTTTTTTTTCTCTAATTCTGTATTCATTCTCTCTCCTGAATTCTAATTTTTCTTTTAATTTTATCACATTTAGAAGTAAAAAAAAGGAGATTTTCACCTCCTTTAAAATAAATTATAATTTTTTTGAAGCTTCCTCAGATTCTTTTTCTATATTTTTCTCTTCTGTTCCCATTTGGTAATTATAAACATTTTTTATCTTTCCATTCTCATAATATTGAATATATTTTCCATCTAATTGTCCTTCTACATAATTTACTTCTTTTTTTATTTGCCCTGTCATATAATATGCTAGACCTTTCCCATTGTATTCTCCATCTACATAGTTACTTGCATCCCTTATTTGGCCATTTTCATAGTAAGTTATATATTCTCCATCTAGTTTTCCATTACTATAATTTTTTTTAACCCTCAAGTTTCCATTTTTATAATATCCCAAAGCTTCTCCATTTAAATTTCTATTTAAATAAGTTTTTTTATTATTAATCTGACCATCTTCATAGTAGATTATATAATCCCCTTCAACCTCACTATTTTTATAATTTATCTTTGATTTGATTTGACCATCTTCATAGTATGATAAATATTCTCCCTCTAACTGCCCTTCTACATAATTACTTTTTTCTTTTAATTCTCCTCCTCTATAATAAACTATTTTTTCACCACTTAATTTATTATTTATATAGTTTTCTACCTCTCTCTCTTGTTTATTATCGTAAAATCTGATATTTTGTCCTTCTAATACACCTTCAATGTAATTAGATAGACTTTTTTTGTTTCCATTTTCATAGTAAGTTATTTTTTGACCATCTAATTCATCATTCGTATAGCTTATTTGTTCCTTCATTTCTCCATCTTCATAATAAGTTATATATTTACCGTTTAATTTTCCATCTTTATAACTTCTCTCTACTAAATTAATCCCTTCAATAGAATTTCCAATTACTAATCCTGTATACGGCAGTTCTTCTCCTACTTTATAAAATACATCTTCTCTATTTTCCAGTTGATTCAATCTTATTTTTTCTACCTGTCCCGTTTCTTCTTCCTTTTTAGTCTGACTATTATTACATCCACTTAATATCAATGTCAACAAAGTCAAAATAATTAATATTTTTTTCATATCTGCCTCCTATTTCATTATTTTTATCTGATATAATTTATTTTCCCATTGATATATCCTACTGAGATTATATTTATTTTCCTTTATTTCACATTTAATAATTCCACAAATTGACCCTTTATAAAAAGAATAAAATAAAAACTATTTTTTTAATCGATACTGGTAATATAAAAAAATTAAATATAAATAAAGGCTCTCAGAATATTATTCTGAGAGCCTCGTTTATTTTTCCGTAATTAAGATTTAATAAGAAAATAAAAGTTATTATACTGCATTATAGAGTAAACCCTTGTATTCTTTGTGCAGATCTAATTCATAAATATTATCTATCTTTTCTCCTAAGAATTTTTCAGCAAAATCAAGGAATTTTTTACTGTCTCCACTGACTATAAATTCAATCTTTGCATCAATATTGTCTTGTTTTTTCGACTTAATCATCGAAAGTTTTTTCAACAGTTCATTTGCAGTTTCGTTGGCCGGATTCACTATATTTTTTTTAAAGTATTTAGCAATATTTCTTTCTACAATAGGATAATGGGTACAGCCCAAGATAAGGGTATCTATTTCAGGGGAAACTTGCTCTATATAAAGTTTGATTATTTCATCAGTTAGATAACTACCATAGTGATCCTCCCATCCATTTTCTATCATTGGGCAGATAAGTTTACATCCTTTTTCTGTTAAAGAAATAGTTTTAGGGGCTACCACATCAAATACATTTTTATATGCTCCCATTTTGGCACTTGCAGGGGTTAATATTACACCTATATTTTTATTTTGAGTAACTTCTAATGCTGCTCTTATTCCAGGTTCTATTACACCTATGACAGGAATAGGAAATTTATTTTTCATTGCTTTTATCGATGCTGCAGTGGCTGTGTTACAGGCTATCACTATAATATCAACTTCATTTTCATATAAAAACTCTCCTATTTTTAAACAAAGTTCTTTTATCTCTATTTCTGTTTTATCCCCATAAGGAGCATTCCCATTATCTCCATAGTAAAGTATATGACTTGAAGGAACTATATTTTGAATTTCTTTAAGAACCGTTAATCCTCCTACCCCAGAATCAAATATACCGATTTTATACATTATTTCTACCTCCATTATGATAATAGCACTATATAAAATTTACTCCATATCTAAAAATCCATAGACAAAATCATTTTAAATATTATATTTAATTTTCTCCTTATACCTTCTCAATGCATCTTTATAAGCTATAATAAATGCTTTTTTTGAGGCTCCAAAATATAGATCATTAATCTTTTCAATTATTTTTTTTTCATCTGTGATCTTCTCTCCTACAAACAGACATTTTAAAAAATTTTTAGTTATATCCAAAACTAAAGATCCCTCCACCTCTAAGATCTCATCTGTATTTGGATCTACTATCATCCCTAGAGCAAAAATTCCATATATTTTTGTTATAGCTGATTTTTCATGTGCTTTTCCGTACCCCGATACATATACATTTTTTTTCTTCAATTTATCCCCCTTATTTTTCAAAAAAAAAATCAGACTACTCCCTTGAGGAAGTAAATCTGACTCGAATAACTTAATATCGTATATTCTAAGATATCTTACTTTTTTATAATAGATATGAAATTTTTAAACAATTTATTTCATTTTTGGTTCACTTATGATTAATAATAGTTTAAATCTATGATTTTGTCAACTTTTTTATCTAAATTTTCAAATTAAATTAAACAATATATTCTTGTAAACTATTCTAGCTTTCACAAAATTATATGACTCCAGAACAAAAGGATCATAACCTTCTAAAATATTCAGGTATATAGTCTTTATCTTTAACAGCTGTGTCTATCTCTTCTAAAATACGTTCCCTGTCCTTGTTCAGTACTCCCTCTAAACTCAGGTAGTTAGAAGCATGGTTTACCCGAAATATAGTGTTCTTTAACTCCAAGTTCTCTATCATTAGTTTGGTTTCTAATAAGATCTCCTCGGGATTCAATAATTCTATTTTATTCTCCTTGACATCGTTATAAAACTGTGTCCCCTCGTCTAACATCAAAGTCAGGAGGGAGAGAAATTTTGGTTTTACTTTGCTGAGGAGTTTCGCTGATTCAATAGCATGTTCATGGGTTAATTCTTTGCCTCCTAGTCCTGAAATAATCATTATGGAAAGTTTTATCCCGCTCTCTGAAACTTTCATCAATTGCTTTTCCATCTCACTGGAGGTAATCCCCTTGTTTATTTTTTCTAAAATTTTATCACTGCCGCTTTCTATCCCTACATAGATTATATTCAATCCCTCAGAGTGAAGTAATTTCAGTTCTTCCACAGATTTAGTCTTTAGATTATTGGCGTGGGCATAGATCCCGATCCTTTTTATCTTCGGCATTTTACTTTTAACTCGTCTGATTATCTCAATGAGCAGGTCGGTTGAAAGCAGCATCGCATCTCCATCAGCCAAAAAAGCTTTGGTATAAAAGTCGTTAGTGTAAGTATCAATGTCAGCAAATATCTCTTCTTTAGATTTCATTCGAAATGATTTTTCCTTATACATAGAACAAAAAGTACATTTATTGTGGGAACACCCTACGGTAACTTGTAATATCAGACTGTTGGCCTCACTTGGTGGTCTAAATATTGCTCCTTCATATGGCATAATTTCCTCCTTTATCCTTCATTTTCTCTTAGTATACCACAAAAAAATCTATTCATTACCATTAAAAAAAGCAGTAAACCTAATTAGATTTACTGCTTTTTTATATTTTAACTCTCATCTCCTGCCTCGGTTTCTCCCTGAATAGGGAGAAATCCATAAAAAGGAAGAGGGTTTCTAGTCGTCACTCTTGTCATACGGCTTTCCAGAACTTGCTGGTGCCACTGCCTTTCCTACTACTCCTGCTAAGGCTAATAGTGTAAGGATGTATGGTAACATTTGAATAAATTGAGGTGGTACCCCAGTTACATATTGTTGTATTAAAGTCTGTCCTGCATCTGCAAAACCAAACAGTAAACTTGCTCCTAATACTCCACCTGGTGTCCATTTACCAAATACTAAGGCTGCTAAGGCTATAAATCCTCTACCTGCCGACATCTCTTTGGTAAACTGTGATAATGCACCGATAGATAGGTAAGCTCCTCCAAGACCAGCTAACAGTCCTGACATGATTACACCAAAATATCTTACTTTTAATACGTTGATACCTACTGTATCTGCTGCTAATGGATGTTCTCCAACAGCTCTCATCCTAAGACCCCATACTGTTTTATAGATAAACCAGTGAGATGCAAATGCAATTGCATAGATGATAAATACTATTATAGACATTCCAAAGAATGTAGCTGTTTTAGGTACTGTAGGAGTATTTCCAGATTGATTGAATAATACTCTTAACATAAATACTGTAAATCCAGAGGCGAATAAATTGATCGCTACCCCTGATACTACTTGATTTCCCTTATATTTAATACTAAGGACTGCATGAAGTAATGCCATGATTCCACCAGCCATCATACCACCAAGGATTCCAACATATGGATTTCCTGTATAGTATGAAACTACTGCTGCTGAGAATGCACCCATCAACATCATTCCTTCTAATCCTATATTTACAACACCTGTAAGTTCAGAGAACATTCCACCGATTGCCGTAATTAATATAGGAGCTGCTTGTCTGATTGTAGCTAAGATTAAACTTATAAAGATAGACATTAGTTACTCACCTTCTTCTTTTTATCTAATATTGCATGGAACATATTCTCTGCTGCAATCAATAAGATTATTATAGCTTGAATAATTATTATGATTTGACTCGGAATAGATGTATTAAACTGCATCGATCTACCACCAGTTCTAAGTGCCGCAAATAGTATTGCTGCAAATAGTGCTCCTACTGGTGTATTTTTCCCCAGTAGTGCTACTGCGATACCGTCAAAACCATAACTTCCCATGATACCCTGTCTGTAGGTATATTGTCCTACTCCACCAAGGATTCTTTCAGCACCTGCTAATCCAGATAATGAACCTGCTAATCCCATGGCAAATAATATTCTCCATTTTACATTTATTCCTGCATTTTCAGAAGCTGTAGGGTTAAGTCCTACGGCTTTGATCTCATATCCAGTGATAGTCTTTTCAAACATAAACCAGATAACTATCACAGCTATTACTGCTATGATAAATCCTACGTTAAGTGCTACCTTAGTATCAGGCATCAACATAGCTAATCTACTAGATTCAAATACTGGAGGAGTTTGAGGACTCGGTCCATTAGGTCCACCAGCTTTCAATGGATAGTTTAATCCGTATTGCTCAAAGTTTAATGCTATATAGTTTAACATGATAGTAGATATTACTTCATGCACTCCTAATTTTGCCTTTAACCAACCTGCAATTCCTGCCCAAGCAAAACCTGCTGCTGCTGCTATGATTAATACTACAAATACATTATTTATTCCAATACTGTGTACAAAAGCTCCAACTGCTGCTGCTGCTAATCCACCCATTACAACTTGACCTTGAGCACCGATATTAAATAATCCTGCTTTAAAAGCTACCATTACAGATAACCCGGTAAATATCATAGGTGTTGCTTCTAAGAGTGTTCTCGCAATGGCTCTCTTACCATCAAAAGCTCCTGTAAACAGATAGTAATATGCTGTTAATGGATTTTCTCCTAAATAAGCGATTATTCCTGCCCCTAAAAGTAGTGCAATAAACACCGCTAATATAGGAACTAACAATCCTTGTAATTTTCTATTCATTATAACTTCCCTCCAGCCATTAAGATTCCGATCTTTTCTTCAGTAGCATCTTTTCTGTCTAGAATTCCTGTAATCTCTCCACCACACATAACTGCTATTCTGTCACTTAAGTTTAAGATTTCAGATAATTCTGCCGACACTACCATCACTGCTTTTCCAGTTTTCTTTTCTTCCAAGATCAACTTATGGATTGCTTCAATAGCTCCAATGTCTACTCCTCTTGTAGGCTGAGAAGCTATGATGAAATCATGTTTTTTCTCCAATTCTCTAGCTACAATTATTTTTTGCTGGTTACCACCTGATAATTTTCCAAAGGCTGTTTTTGTTCCTCTAGGTCTTATATCATGAGCTTCCATAAAGAATTCTGCTTCTTTTTCTAATTTATCTACATCTAATAATATCTTACTCTTTGTAAATTTTTCTCTATGTACCCCAAAAGCAAATGTATCTCTAACTGAAAATTCTGATACTGCTGCTCTTGCATGTCTGTCTTCTGGTACATGGGCTAATCCAGCTAATGTAATATGTCTAGGAGTCTTTCCTGCCAGATCCTCACCATTTAGAGTAAATGCTCCAGATTCTATCTTTCTTAATCCTGTAATAGCTTCTACAAGTTCCGATTGTCCTGATCCTTCTACACCTGCAATTCCTAATACCTCTCCTGCTCTTATATCAAGAGATATATTTTTTACTGCCGGTAACCCTTTGTTATTTTTCACCTCTAGGTCTTTGATCTCAACTATCTTGTCACCAATAGTAACTTCTGGTTTTTCAGTAGTAAATAATACTGGTCTACCTACCATGGCATTTGCAATTTTTTGCTTTGTAGCATCTTTAGTCTCAAAGTTAGCCACATCTTTTCCTCTTCTGATTACTGTGATATTATCTGAAATATCCAATACTTCTTGAAGTTTATGAGATATAAATATAATAGTCTTCCCCTCTTCAATAAGGTTATCCATTATCTTGTATAATTCCTTTACTTCTTGAGGGATCAATACTGCTGTAGGTTCATCAAATATAAGCAGGTTAGCTCCCTTGAATAATATTTTTAAGATCTCTACTCTCTGCTGGATACCAACTGAAAGATCTGATATTATAGCATCTGGGTCTATGGCTAAACCATATTTTTCAGATACTTTTCTTACATCTTCACGAGCCTTATTTATATCAAGGTTCATTCCTTTAGTAGGCTCTACACCTAAGATCATATTTTCTGCAACTGTCAGGGTAGGTACTAACATGAAATGCTGATATACCATTCCTATCCCTAATTTAGCCGCTTCTCCAGGCCCTTTTATATCTGCAACTTTTCCATTTAAAGATATAGTTCCCGATGTAGGAGTGTATAATCCGTTTAGTATTTTCATCAATGTAGATTTACCGGCACCATTTTCTCCTACAATGGCATGTTTTTCCCCTTTGACTATGTTTAAAGTGATATCATCATTTGCTACGACTTTCCCACCTAAAAAAGTTTTTCTCATATTTTTCATTTCTAAAATATAGTTTGTCACTCTGATCCTCCTAGAACCCTTTATATTTTTTTATCCTATTTTTTTTACTATATTTACTATCCAGTTACAGAAATTTTCTCCAGCTTTTTTCGCTACATCCACTACATCTTCATGAGAATGTGCTTTTTTTGCTATTCCTGTAGCCATATTTGTGATACAAGATATTCCCAGTACATCTATTCCTAAATAGTTTGCTACTGTTACCTCTGGTACTGTAGACATCCCTATAGCGTCTGCACCCATACCAGAAAATGCTCTTACCTCTGCTCCAGTTTCATATGTAGGTCCTGTAGTTCCTAAATATACACCTTCTTTATAAGCTATACCTAAATTATCTGCAACTTCCTTAGCCAAATCTCTAAGGTATATCTTATAAGCTTCTGTCATATCTGGAAATCTCGGTCCAAATCTATCATCGTTTTTACCGATAAGGGGATTAGTTCCAAATGCATTGATATGATCGTTTATTAACATCAATGTTCCCGGATCATAACTTTTGTTACTTCCACCAGCAGCATTACTAACTATTAATTTTTCAATTCCAAACTGCTTCATAACATACATAGGATAAGTTACTTCTTTCATGTCGTAACCTTCATAGAAATGAAACCTTCCTTTCATCGCTACTACTTCTACTCCTGCAATTTTTCCAAATACTAATTTACCGTCATGACCTGCTACAGTTGATACAGGAAAATTTGGAATATCACTATAATCAATCTCCATCTTATCATCTATAAAGTCCACTAAGTTTCCTAATCCTGAACCTAATACTATAGCTACTCTTGGTCTATATTTTGTTGTTTCTTTTAAAAAGCTTGTTGTTTCAACTACTTTACTATACATGAATTTTACCTCCATTTAAATTTTTTTAATATATAGATCTTTTGTTGTTTCTTTAAACCCAATTTTCTTCAGATACTGTCTATGGGAATCCTCCATACCTTCTGTCATTAATTTATCAATTCCATTATTTTTAAAATACTCTGTGTGTTCATCAAAGAAGTATTTACCTAGTTTATAATCTCTATATCGGGGAGTTACATAGTCTACCTTTATAAAAAATACACCATCTGCACTCTTTTCTCCCAATAAAATTCCAGCTATATTGTTATTTCTCAACATGTATAAACCTTTATTTTGAGCTTTTAGTTCCTCTTTAGATATTTGTTTTTCTATCTCCTGCATATTCACCTTTAAAAAATAATTGAAGTATTTAGAATCAGCTTCAGCTTCTACCAGTTGAAACTCCTCCTTAGTATTATAAATATTATATAAAAAATATAAATTTATAACCGCTATCCCAACATTCATCAATGCTGTCGGCAACGAATTGATTAAAAATCCAAATGTTGCAAACAATATACATCCTACAAAGTTAATCCATCTAAGTTTAATAATTGAACTCATCGTTAAAGATACAAGAATTACTAATGAAGCTAAGTAACCAAACCAGTCAATCCAGTTAATTTCCACCCAATAACCTCCTATAAACAGTTTTTATATTATACTAAAATTTAAAGAGCAAGTCAAAGCTATTCCACTTAATTAACCAACATCTAAGGCTATAAGTGCACACTAATCAAAATTTAGCTCTCTTTCTAAACAAATG is from Psychrilyobacter atlanticus DSM 19335 and encodes:
- a CDS encoding ABC transporter permease; the protein is MSIFISLILATIRQAAPILITAIGGMFSELTGVVNIGLEGMMLMGAFSAAVVSYYTGNPYVGILGGMMAGGIMALLHAVLSIKYKGNQVVSGVAINLFASGFTVFMLRVLFNQSGNTPTVPKTATFFGMSIIVFIIYAIAFASHWFIYKTVWGLRMRAVGEHPLAADTVGINVLKVRYFGVIMSGLLAGLGGAYLSIGALSQFTKEMSAGRGFIALAALVFGKWTPGGVLGASLLFGFADAGQTLIQQYVTGVPPQFIQMLPYILTLLALAGVVGKAVAPASSGKPYDKSDD
- a CDS encoding purine-nucleoside phosphorylase; translated protein: MYSKVVETTSFLKETTKYRPRVAIVLGSGLGNLVDFIDDKMEIDYSDIPNFPVSTVAGHDGKLVFGKIAGVEVVAMKGRFHFYEGYDMKEVTYPMYVMKQFGIEKLIVSNAAGGSNKSYDPGTLMLINDHINAFGTNPLIGKNDDRFGPRFPDMTEAYKIYLRDLAKEVADNLGIAYKEGVYLGTTGPTYETGAEVRAFSGMGADAIGMSTVPEVTVANYLGIDVLGISCITNMATGIAKKAHSHEDVVDVAKKAGENFCNWIVNIVKKIG
- the murI gene encoding glutamate racemase, whose product is MYKIGIFDSGVGGLTVLKEIQNIVPSSHILYYGDNGNAPYGDKTEIEIKELCLKIGEFLYENEVDIIVIACNTATAASIKAMKNKFPIPVIGVIEPGIRAALEVTQNKNIGVILTPASAKMGAYKNVFDVVAPKTISLTEKGCKLICPMIENGWEDHYGSYLTDEIIKLYIEQVSPEIDTLILGCTHYPIVERNIAKYFKKNIVNPANETANELLKKLSMIKSKKQDNIDAKIEFIVSGDSKKFLDFAEKFLGEKIDNIYELDLHKEYKGLLYNAV
- a CDS encoding MATE family efflux transporter → MNTELEKKKILPLLIKFSIPSTIAVLINMIYNITDRYFIGQNVGRDGIGALAIIFPITILIGGIGMFFAIGGASAAGIKLGERDKDGAEKVLGTTIFWIIMIGLSLTGLILLNLTPILEILGASKNNIGYAYTYYAYIIPTLVLQLVFMSLNAFIRTEGNPMLSMKINLLGAVLNTILDYILIVRFGMGIKGAAIGTAAAGVVPAIIQLYHFFRSDIITLKLKNIRPNLEVMMEISKIGIGSFLNQFLNGVSVYIMNIKLNYYGGDLAIAAVGIVSTSRNFINTSFIGFNQGRQPILSYNYGAKKFDRVKETFILSTKITFTVALILVFVVVGNADTVARFFVNDEKLIEFTGHAIKLNLFMMVSTALYLSGTNYFQAVGKGKKTTQLLTIRLAVLTIPLIYILPVFWGLNGVWLAFPISDTIAAIVAMYFMKKEFKEMESNSSVESISL
- a CDS encoding ABC transporter permease, translated to MNRKLQGLLVPILAVFIALLLGAGIIAYLGENPLTAYYYLFTGAFDGKRAIARTLLEATPMIFTGLSVMVAFKAGLFNIGAQGQVVMGGLAAAAVGAFVHSIGINNVFVVLIIAAAAGFAWAGIAGWLKAKLGVHEVISTIMLNYIALNFEQYGLNYPLKAGGPNGPSPQTPPVFESSRLAMLMPDTKVALNVGFIIAVIAVIVIWFMFEKTITGYEIKAVGLNPTASENAGINVKWRILFAMGLAGSLSGLAGAERILGGVGQYTYRQGIMGSYGFDGIAVALLGKNTPVGALFAAILFAALRTGGRSMQFNTSIPSQIIIIIQAIIILLIAAENMFHAILDKKKKVSN
- a CDS encoding B12-binding domain-containing radical SAM protein; protein product: MPYEGAIFRPPSEANSLILQVTVGCSHNKCTFCSMYKEKSFRMKSKEEIFADIDTYTNDFYTKAFLADGDAMLLSTDLLIEIIRRVKSKMPKIKRIGIYAHANNLKTKSVEELKLLHSEGLNIIYVGIESGSDKILEKINKGITSSEMEKQLMKVSESGIKLSIMIISGLGGKELTHEHAIESAKLLSKVKPKFLSLLTLMLDEGTQFYNDVKENKIELLNPEEILLETKLMIENLELKNTIFRVNHASNYLSLEGVLNKDRERILEEIDTAVKDKDYIPEYFRRL
- a CDS encoding DUF3870 domain-containing protein, yielding MKKKNVYVSGYGKAHEKSAITKIYGIFALGMIVDPNTDEILEVEGSLVLDITKNFLKCLFVGEKITDEKKIIEKINDLYFGASKKAFIIAYKDALRRYKEKIKYNI
- a CDS encoding ABC transporter ATP-binding protein — protein: MTNYILEMKNMRKTFLGGKVVANDDITLNIVKGEKHAIVGENGAGKSTLMKILNGLYTPTSGTISLNGKVADIKGPGEAAKLGIGMVYQHFMLVPTLTVAENMILGVEPTKGMNLDINKAREDVRKVSEKYGLAIDPDAIISDLSVGIQQRVEILKILFKGANLLIFDEPTAVLIPQEVKELYKIMDNLIEEGKTIIFISHKLQEVLDISDNITVIRRGKDVANFETKDATKQKIANAMVGRPVLFTTEKPEVTIGDKIVEIKDLEVKNNKGLPAVKNISLDIRAGEVLGIAGVEGSGQSELVEAITGLRKIESGAFTLNGEDLAGKTPRHITLAGLAHVPEDRHARAAVSEFSVRDTFAFGVHREKFTKSKILLDVDKLEKEAEFFMEAHDIRPRGTKTAFGKLSGGNQQKIIVARELEKKHDFIIASQPTRGVDIGAIEAIHKLILEEKKTGKAVMVVSAELSEILNLSDRIAVMCGGEITGILDRKDATEEKIGILMAGGKL
- a CDS encoding toxin-antitoxin system YwqK family antitoxin, which produces MKKILIILTLLTLILSGCNNSQTKKEEETGQVEKIRLNQLENREDVFYKVGEELPYTGLVIGNSIEGINLVERSYKDGKLNGKYITYYEDGEMKEQISYTNDELDGQKITYYENGNKKSLSNYIEGVLEGQNIRFYDNKQEREVENYINNKLSGEKIVYYRGGELKEKSNYVEGQLEGEYLSYYEDGQIKSKINYKNSEVEGDYIIYYEDGQINNKKTYLNRNLNGEALGYYKNGNLRVKKNYSNGKLDGEYITYYENGQIRDASNYVDGEYNGKGLAYYMTGQIKKEVNYVEGQLDGKYIQYYENGKIKNVYNYQMGTEEKNIEKESEEASKKL